AGCGTGCACAGTAGCTTTGGAAATACCGAGATTCAGCATCAATCATCCGGCACCGCCGCGGGAAACGGTAACGGTAGCTACAGTGGTTCAACGCAGATTGATTCGACTCATGGTGTTGCGACGATCGAAACGCAGGCTGGCGGCGGCGAAATCTCTTCAACGATCTCGACGCTGAATGGAACGCAAACGTTGACCGCCGGTGATGGTACCGTCGGAAGCTCGGCAGCCGAATCGACCACACGAACATCAGACGTAGGCTCGCGCAGCAGTTCCTTTGCACGTCCTTCGGATCGTTCCTCTGAATGGTCAAGTCTAAGCGAGACACGAAGTGGACTGGCCAAAGAGCGTCCATCGACCAGCAAGTTTTCTCGCCCCGCCACTACCGTCAATACAAATTCACTACCGAATAGTGGTTCAAGGTATTCGGTTGGTTCACCGAGGGTCAACAACGGCCATTTCCATAGTGGCCGTTCGGTAACTTCCTCTCAGAGCGGTTCGCGAGCCCGCGGCGGACGCCGGGGACGCTAGTGTTCCGTCATGATCTGAAACGAGAACGAGCCGATTGGCGTTCGCCACGGCTCGTGTGCAACAACCGGGGCCAACGCCGGTCATCTGACCAGTCGAACGAGCAGCTTTGATTGAAACTGAAAGATCTTGAAAATACGTCGGCGATTCTGCGATCTCGTGTTCGCGATGCCGCTGGCGGTCACTACGATTGAGGCTTAACTATTTGCCCATCATGGTGACAAACGAAAAGAGTGATCAGTTGGCAGCTCAAAATGATCCGTTCGAAAGCGAACTGCGAGGCGACGAGCATTCTATTAGCGCGGATGCGTTCAACCCTACGATTGTGGCGCCCGCTTTACAGCGCATCTCGACTTGCCTGATGATCATCGCGGGCATTCTCTTGATGTACGCGTTGTATTGGCTTCGACCGGTACTCGTTCCATTCGTGGTTTCATTGTTCGTTGTCAGTGGGATCGCGCCTTTGATGCGGCTGCTCGAGAAGCGGCTGGGGCTGAAGCGATTCGCGGCAATCGGAATTACATTTTTGTTCGGATTGGTTTTGATCACCGGGTTGATGTGCTGTTTGTGGTTGTCGATCCAGCAGATCAGTACGCAAGGAAAAGCGTACGCCAATCGCGTCGAACAAATGTTTGGTGACATGCAGCAATGGATGCAAGAGCACGCGATTCCCAAACTATCCCTTTCGTCGTTTCGCAACAGCGAAGAAAGTGAAGCTGAACTTGCTGCCCAAGTCAGTGAAAACGCCGCAGTCAACGCACGACATGCAGACTTGTTGGACATGGTAGATCAGTGGGTCAGTGGATCCCTGGCCACCTTGTCGGCAGAATTACTGACGATGGTCAGCAGTTTCGCGGTCGTGTCGATCTTCGTGTTCTTTCTACTGCTCGGTGAACTCAATAGCAGCAGCGAAAGCTTGGTCGGTAAAATCGACTATCAGATGCGGTCCTACATGCTGGTCAAGACAGCCATTTCCGCGGTGACGGGATTCATTTTTGGGCTGACGTTGTGGCTGTTTGGTGTGCCAATGGCGTTGACCTTTGGTCTGCTCGCATTCCTACTGAATTACATTCCAAACTTTGGTCCGCTGGTTGCCACTGCCCTTCCGGTGCCGTTCATTGTGCTGCTTCCCGAGGCCAGCATCGGCTGGATGGTCGCAGCGATCGCAGCTTCGGGAGGCGTCCAATTGATCAGCGGAAATTTGGTCGAACCGAAGTTGATGGGCGACTCCGCCGGATTGCACCCGATCACCATCATGTTGGGGCTGATGTTCTGGGGCATGCTTTGGGGAATCATTGGCATGTTCTTGGCAACCCCGATCATGGCTGCGATGCGAATCATTTTCCAACGATCCGCTTCAACCCGACCACTTGCCGATTTAATGTCAGGGACTTGGCCTGAACCAGCCGAAGGAACGTAGTCGTGCTTAGCCCCCCCGGTCGTCGGCGATCGTCCGACGTCTAAGCTATGAAATTTAGTTCGCTTGTTCGGGAACCAATTCAATTGCGTGGCGGCGTTGTTGCGGGTCACGCTTGAAGAGCGCGCCGACCTCAATAACACAGGCTTCGCCTTCGGCATGAATTTTGGCACAGTCAGGCGAGCTCGTCGTCCCTGCAGCCTTGTCGGGGTAGAACGCACTGGTACGTGACAGTTTTACTTTTTCCCCGTTGATTCGCGGCCAACCAAATTTGACCTTCACTTTGGGAATGTCCGACCGCGGAATCTTTGCCGTCGAGTAGACTTCGACAAACGCAGAGTGGCGATTCCAAAATTCAAACTGCTCGCCCTCAAACAGCAAGCTTCCAACTTCGAGGACTTCGCCGGACGTTTGGTCTTTTAGGCGACACGTGAACCAAGTCGATGCCGCGTCATTTTGCTCCATCGTATCCGCTTTCGTGATACTCCAGGTGTAGGTTCCTTTCTTCCAGCGAAAGGGACGGCGGACACTGGCAAACTCACCTTCATAGCCGGCACTTTCGACCAGACAGTCATCCCCGGCAGTCCGAACATGTTCCAATCCGATCGGAGTTTTTTTGTCGGATGACCAACGAGAGAAGATCACGCCGTGCCCGCGATGGACTCGTGTCCGCTCACTTTCACTGATCCATCCGTTAATGTTTGTCTGAATCCCACCATAGAATTGCAGGCCGTTAATCAATGCCGATCCGCACGGTGACACATAGAGATTGTAGCTATCAGGAATGTCTCGATCGATCGTGATCTCCATTTCCAGAGACTCGAAATTCTTGATGGAATCCTCGAAATGCCACCAGATATTAGCGACGTGCCATGGTCGCCTTGGCAGATCGACCCCAAGGTTCTGAGCCATCTCCTCGGGAGACAACTGCTTGCAGGGATCATCAGCAATCGCAAGCGAAGGTATCCCTCCGACAGAAGCAAGGCATAAAAAACACAGCGATGTCATCAGACGCATCAGGCGGACTCCTGTCAGGACGTGAAGCAGATTGGCTTTGCGTCACATCATTCATGTTTGGACGAACTCAACCACCACGCACCGCACGTGCTAGCGGTAACTCGCATGTCGACATACATCGGTTTCCGACTAGTTTTACGAAGCGTACTCACGGCAGACGTTGTTGGCACGATCGCTAATCGATTGAATGAGGATCGTTGGCGAGTCGATATCCCTGTCGCAACGAATCCGCCGAAGATCGCTCGAGTATAGAACGACTGATCGCGACTCCAATGCTTGCCCCCCGTCGTCTTGCTTAAAGCGGGGAACTTGTCTGCAAGGATCCCCCAACGTCGGAGTATCTTCCGTGATGAAAGTGGCTTGTCTCGCAATTTAATCCTCGCCGTTCCTTGTCCGTCACACGACAAAACAGTGATCTAATTGAAGTGGGATCATTCGAGACTTGAGGCTGCAGAATGAGTCAACTTTCTAGAGTTCGGCTTGTTTCAATCGCGCCGGATCTGTCGTGAATGTGTCAAGTCTATCGGCCTTCGTCGACTCTTCTTTTTCTCCGACTTGTTTGGCATGTGTAAACCTTCTTGAACGTCTGGAATGTCGGGGCGTGGTTCGGAACCATCTGGGGCAAAAGATGAAGCGTAATTGGACTGGTCGAAAAAGTACTCGGCGACAAGGTGCGAACAATTCCGTGAGCCGGCATCGGAGGAGCACGAGAGGCAAACGGTCGATCCTTGCGGCGGTCATAGCAAGTCTCGCCTTACCGAACGCACTGCAGGCTCAGGCTCCGGTAGGCGGAAATATTGTTGCCGGTTCGGGAACGATTGACCAAAGCGCGGCGAACCTAACCCAGATCACAACATCGACCGATCGTGCCGTGATCAATTGGAATGACTTTTCCGTTGGGCAAGGTCATACCGTCAACTTCGACCAGCTTGCGGCGACGTCGGCGGTTCTCAATCGCGTCGTTGGCGCGGCCCCACCGTCGCTGATCAATGGGGCGATCACATCAAACGGGAATGTCTTTGTCTCCAATGCCAGTGGTGTGGTAATTGGCAGCACAGGAGTGATCAACACCAACGGTTTCACTGCGACGACACTTGACATTACGAACCAACGGTTCATGACAGGCGATTTGTCCTTCAGAGGCGATTCGCCGGCCTCTGTTGTAAACAACGGGACGATCACGACAGGTCAGGGCGGTGCACATTTCATCGCATCTCAAGTGATCAACAACGGAACCATTGCGTCGACCGGGAAGATCAACTTGGCAACCGGTGGCCGTCTCGATATAGGCAGTGGCGCCTACGTCCAAGCGGACTTGGAAACGATCGCCAATGGAATTTCGAACGGTTCCTCACTCATTCAAAATAGTGGCACCATTCGCGCGATCGGCGGACTGAATGTCGGTGGGGAAGTGTATCTCATCAATCCGAACGGGAAGATCCTACATGACGCAAAGATTGTCGCGGCACTCGCCACCCCAGACGGAAACCAATCCGGTGGACGCGTCGAAATGATCGCTTCGGGTGAGGCGAGAATTGATAGTGGATCGATCGAAGTCGACGGACACGTTGGTGGCAAGGCAGTTGTGACCGGCCAGTCGGTTGCAATTCAATCATCGACCATCGACGCATCTGGAGATCGAGCCGGTGGTGAAGTACGAATCGGTGGCGGATGGAAAGGGCAAGAAGCATCGATCAGCAATGCGAACATGACGCGGGTATCCGCCGATTCTGTGATTAGCGTGGATGCGATCGGCGCGGGTGATGCCGGTTCGGTAGTCATCTGGGCGGATCAGGTGACTGAGTTTGCCGGGCAAATCGTCGCGAGAGCCCTTGGTGTTGGTAACGGCGGACAAGCCGAAGTGTCAGGAAAAGACACCTTGGTGTTTACCGGTAACGTTGACCTGCGTGCAAGCCAGCCTGAAGGCCAACACGGAACGCTGTTGCTCGATCCAGCCACGTTCACTCTCGATGCAGCTAACGAAGACGCCATCCGTGCCCAATGGGGATCCGGGAACCTTATTATTGAAGCGGCAGACTCGATCGATATCACCGTCGACTTGTTCCCTACAGATTCCCCCGGTGGTGATGAAAAATTTTCCAGTGATGGTTCAAAGACTTCGCTGACGTTGCGCGAGCAAAGTGGTAGCGATGGGGCGGTCGATATCACGATTGCGGCCGAAATCCGCGACCATCGAACCGGGGGGGCCAACACGACCATCGATGCGGGAACGGGATCTGTCACCGTAACCGAAGACGGACTGATCGCCTGGAGTCTTGGCGGCACATCGTTTGACGTCGACGTGTCGGCAAACTCCATGACCGTTGCCGGTAGTGCCTTCATCGACACCCTAACCGCCACAGGAAATGAAACCATCGGCATTGGCGATCACGCTACCGGGACACTTCACCTAAGCGACGAAACGATCGGCAATCTAACCGTGAGCGAAATCTACGGCAGTGACTTCGACCTGGACATGGGCGAAAGCGGTCAGGCACGATCTTCACTCAAGTTGATCGGGGACTCCGTAAATATCGACCGCTTCGGCGGGTCCAGCTTAGACATCGAATCGGATGATTTGACGATCACGGGCCCGGTGGTAGGCAACGGGTCATTCCGGTTTCGCGGTCAAGCCAATCAAACGATCGGCCTGGGAAGCGGGAGTGGCGATCTACAGTTTTCGAAGTCGATCCTCGCTGGCATCACCGGTTTCTACAGTTTTGACATCGGGCATCAAACCGCTTCCGGGAGCGACATTTCGATCGTCGATGCTGGTTTGAATTTTAGTACGGTCACGCTTCGTGGATCATCTATCGACATCGATCAACTTTCGATCGGCACGTCGCTTAATTTGTTGACCGACAACCTGAATGTGCAAAATGCAATCACCAAAGGGGCCGACACGGGAACGCTGACCATCCAATCGATGTCCAGCAATCGCACCGTCGGGCTGGGAGACGGCACCGCCGGATTGCTGAACATAACCGCAAACGAATTCGCGTACCTCGGAAGCTACAATTTATTGAACGTGACCGTCGGAAGCGGAGTTGTAACGACTGCGATGGATTTCACCGGAAACTACCAATCGCAAATCGAGATCAACAATGCGGGTGGCTTGGTCCACTTGGATGGAGTCAGTGTCGACAGCAACCTATTTCGGTTGTTTAGCAATGACCTTCAGATTACCAACCCGGTCATGGGAGACATTGATCGCACGGCGTTGGATTTAAATGCTAGTGTGAGCCGGATGGCTGTTGGGTCTGCCGCCGCGGGAGATTGGACGATCGACAATACCGAATTTGGCTTGCTTAGCGGCTTCAACTCACTGACACTGCACAATACGCAGATCAACGGCACCCTGGACGTTCAAGGCGGTGGAGTCGGAAGCGAATTGGACTTTAGTTCAATCACATCGGGAACCGTTAATTTCCTCGCCGATGGGATGCGTCTCTCGGACGTTTCGGTACCGGAGAACCTGAATCTGTCCGTCTTTAGTGGGCTCGCTTTCGATAGCGGAGTCATCACGGATGACCCGACTGCTTCATTAAAGATCACGGCCGGTCGCGTTTCGGGGTCGACAAGTGGGTCTACAACGATTGGCATTGGCACCGGAACGACGGGAGCGGTTCAACTGGACGACGATGAACTGTTGCGGATCCAAAACTTTGAGACGCTCGCGGCCAATCACGTCTACTCATCGTCTCCCGGGTCCACCCATGTCGACGCGACACTCGATCGCAATCTGACCCTGGGAGGCGGGCAGCAAACAACGATCGATTCGTTGACGATGACCGGTGGAAGCGATCTGGATGTATCGACTCACTACAAGTCCGGGGGAAGCGGAAATCCGGGTGCGGATACGATTGACATCGGCGAGATTACATCCGATGGCGATATCAACCTTGACAGTAGCCGCGTCGAAGTTGACGGAGACGTCCATACCGTCAATGGTGATGTTTCGGTTGATGCGCAAATCACGACCATCGGCGACGGATCTCAGACCAGCCATGTCAGCATCGGTAGCGCCAATGGAACAACGACGATCGAGACGCAAGACTTACATGTCAATGCGAGTGCGAACGCTGGGGCACAAATAGGGTACGCGTTCTCTGGGACCGAAACGTCGACCGCCGCGGGCGACATCGTCATTGAAGCCAGTGGCGATGTGAACTTGACCGGCCAGGGAGCTCATTTTGCATCCATCGGGCACGGTGATGGCCTTGGCGGTGACGATACGGGCAAAACCGTTTCAGGAGATGTAACCGTCAGCGGAGGCAAGAACGTCACCGTCACCAAAGGGCACATCGGACACCTGATCGATCCGACAGGCAACTATGCTTCGGGCAACACACAGG
Above is a genomic segment from Roseiconus lacunae containing:
- a CDS encoding AI-2E family transporter → MVTNEKSDQLAAQNDPFESELRGDEHSISADAFNPTIVAPALQRISTCLMIIAGILLMYALYWLRPVLVPFVVSLFVVSGIAPLMRLLEKRLGLKRFAAIGITFLFGLVLITGLMCCLWLSIQQISTQGKAYANRVEQMFGDMQQWMQEHAIPKLSLSSFRNSEESEAELAAQVSENAAVNARHADLLDMVDQWVSGSLATLSAELLTMVSSFAVVSIFVFFLLLGELNSSSESLVGKIDYQMRSYMLVKTAISAVTGFIFGLTLWLFGVPMALTFGLLAFLLNYIPNFGPLVATALPVPFIVLLPEASIGWMVAAIAASGGVQLISGNLVEPKLMGDSAGLHPITIMLGLMFWGMLWGIIGMFLATPIMAAMRIIFQRSASTRPLADLMSGTWPEPAEGT
- a CDS encoding DUF3472 domain-containing protein; this translates as MRLMTSLCFLCLASVGGIPSLAIADDPCKQLSPEEMAQNLGVDLPRRPWHVANIWWHFEDSIKNFESLEMEITIDRDIPDSYNLYVSPCGSALINGLQFYGGIQTNINGWISESERTRVHRGHGVIFSRWSSDKKTPIGLEHVRTAGDDCLVESAGYEGEFASVRRPFRWKKGTYTWSITKADTMEQNDAASTWFTCRLKDQTSGEVLEVGSLLFEGEQFEFWNRHSAFVEVYSTAKIPRSDIPKVKVKFGWPRINGEKVKLSRTSAFYPDKAAGTTSSPDCAKIHAEGEACVIEVGALFKRDPQQRRHAIELVPEQAN
- a CDS encoding beta strand repeat-containing protein produces the protein MSRHRRSTRGKRSILAAVIASLALPNALQAQAPVGGNIVAGSGTIDQSAANLTQITTSTDRAVINWNDFSVGQGHTVNFDQLAATSAVLNRVVGAAPPSLINGAITSNGNVFVSNASGVVIGSTGVINTNGFTATTLDITNQRFMTGDLSFRGDSPASVVNNGTITTGQGGAHFIASQVINNGTIASTGKINLATGGRLDIGSGAYVQADLETIANGISNGSSLIQNSGTIRAIGGLNVGGEVYLINPNGKILHDAKIVAALATPDGNQSGGRVEMIASGEARIDSGSIEVDGHVGGKAVVTGQSVAIQSSTIDASGDRAGGEVRIGGGWKGQEASISNANMTRVSADSVISVDAIGAGDAGSVVIWADQVTEFAGQIVARALGVGNGGQAEVSGKDTLVFTGNVDLRASQPEGQHGTLLLDPATFTLDAANEDAIRAQWGSGNLIIEAADSIDITVDLFPTDSPGGDEKFSSDGSKTSLTLREQSGSDGAVDITIAAEIRDHRTGGANTTIDAGTGSVTVTEDGLIAWSLGGTSFDVDVSANSMTVAGSAFIDTLTATGNETIGIGDHATGTLHLSDETIGNLTVSEIYGSDFDLDMGESGQARSSLKLIGDSVNIDRFGGSSLDIESDDLTITGPVVGNGSFRFRGQANQTIGLGSGSGDLQFSKSILAGITGFYSFDIGHQTASGSDISIVDAGLNFSTVTLRGSSIDIDQLSIGTSLNLLTDNLNVQNAITKGADTGTLTIQSMSSNRTVGLGDGTAGLLNITANEFAYLGSYNLLNVTVGSGVVTTAMDFTGNYQSQIEINNAGGLVHLDGVSVDSNLFRLFSNDLQITNPVMGDIDRTALDLNASVSRMAVGSAAAGDWTIDNTEFGLLSGFNSLTLHNTQINGTLDVQGGGVGSELDFSSITSGTVNFLADGMRLSDVSVPENLNLSVFSGLAFDSGVITDDPTASLKITAGRVSGSTSGSTTIGIGTGTTGAVQLDDDELLRIQNFETLAANHVYSSSPGSTHVDATLDRNLTLGGGQQTTIDSLTMTGGSDLDVSTHYKSGGSGNPGADTIDIGEITSDGDINLDSSRVEVDGDVHTVNGDVSVDAQITTIGDGSQTSHVSIGSANGTTTIETQDLHVNASANAGAQIGYAFSGTETSTAAGDIVIEASGDVNLTGQGAHFASIGHGDGLGGDDTGKTVSGDVTVSGGKNVTVTKGHIGHLIDPTGNYASGNTQVFAGMADFNEDNENRVGGDYHQPYSLTLDSQSVLKSAAFGDGGQLSLYAPALSSYNIDASASLNGGNATGDPPTKYAGPSDPGDDFLGGYAGDAVNNWSIFTAAIGLDVQITDATTVYGQSISSPATVGLLSDPSVLFGTTTVGDLGMQVNYDGIDDQADAGIYVLQVDSDNLLQGYYIRKVYRNGETYNATPITNFGRHTISPANLTIAINDQTKTFGDLFDWQGNEFIATGLVNGDLIENLMLSSGGTAKIASVLGGPYVINGSNPTGTAFNAANYDIVITPGTMTINPAPLDVTLYSRSKLLGLELESKTTLFDVSGLKNSDAIFQIVTSSEGLPATAVPGTYALVADQLIGNGLDLSNYSLNLVDAVLTVMIPNDETVHDVWSRPVNIATTLPLMFSHDGGAVQSNQAGRSSVEITVPQGGGTGSNDAGQSALDEARRRRTQQTDDRNTTSSVSTL